CATGATTGCTAACCATTGGTCAAAATCAAATCAGGAATAGTTCGCAAAATTAAATTTTTTGGCGTATAATGCTCGCCACTTGTTGGCTTTGCTCTGACCGTTAGCGTCTCGGTGGGTCAAAAGAAATGGTCTGTTGTGGTGTTGATCTGCAAGTGTGAAAACACTTTGCTTTCCTCAAATTGAGAGTGATCAATTGCGATAACAGCTTAAGCCTTTCTTACTAAATAGGAGCATCGACTATGCGCGCCGATATTCACCCTAAATATGAAAAATTAGTTGCTACTTGTTCATGTGGTAACGTAATCGAAACTCGTTCTGCTCTTGGTAAAGAAACGATTTACCTTGACGTATGTTCAGCTTGCCACCCATTCTATACTGGTAAACAAAAGAATGTGGATACAGGCGGCCGTATCGACAAATTCAAACAACGTTTCTCTGGTATGTCACGTTCTATCAAACGTTAATATCAAGAAAGAAAAAAACGGGCATTTTGCCCGTTTTTTTGTGCCTATATTTTTATCGATAATGTATATAGACCGTGATGTACAAGACCTT
This genomic stretch from Acinetobacter sp. C32I harbors:
- the rpmE gene encoding 50S ribosomal protein L31 yields the protein MRADIHPKYEKLVATCSCGNVIETRSALGKETIYLDVCSACHPFYTGKQKNVDTGGRIDKFKQRFSGMSRSIKR